One window of the Osmerus mordax isolate fOsmMor3 chromosome 2, fOsmMor3.pri, whole genome shotgun sequence genome contains the following:
- the LOC136959547 gene encoding stonustoxin subunit beta-like: MSTAHPYTLLRPFRSWSPPSDACELTLDPNTANRELSLSEENRKVTRRREKQPYPDHPERFENWSQVLCREGLSGRCYWEVEWSGEWVLIAVTYKGISRRGEGADCVLGNNNKSWSLRCDDNSYSARHNNKITDIPAPPSSSHRVGVYLDWPAGTLSFYTVSSDTLTHLHTFHSTFTEPLYPGFRVYNSSVSLCQVE; this comes from the exons ATGTCCACTGCTCATCCATACACCCTTCTAAGACCCTTCAG gtcttggtctcccccatcagatgcctgtgagctcacactggacccaaacacagcaaacagagaactctctctgtctgaggagaacagaaaggtgacaaggaggagagagaagcagccgtatcctgatcacccagagagatttgagaACTGgtcacaggtgctgtgtagagagggtctgtctgggcgctgttactgggaggtaGAGTGGAGTGGAGAATGGGTTCTtatagcagtgacatataaaggaatcagcaggagaggagagggtgctgACTGTGTGCTTGGAAacaataacaagtcctggagtctgAGGTGTGATGATAACAGTTACTCTGCCAGGCACAATAATAAGATCACTGacatacctgcccccccctccagctcccacagagtaggagtgtatctggactggccggccggcactctgtccttctacacagtctcctctgacacactgacccacctgcacacattccacagcacattcactgagcccctctatcctgggttcagggtttataactcctcagtgtccctgtgtcaggtagaatag